The Microbacterium oleivorans genome contains the following window.
CGCGCAGCGAACGGTGCTTCGCGGACCCGAGACGGTGAGCGCGTCCGTGTCCGTTCCCGGCGATGCTCCGTTCACGCTCCTCGACGGAGCGGTGCTCGCATCTCATCCGGGTGCCCAGACTCTCCGCGTCGAAGGGGACGCCACGGTGTTCGTCGCCTACGGGCGCACCGCCGATGTCGAGGCCTGGCTCGCGCGCAGCGATCACAACCGTCTCGGTGTCGACGACCAGGGCGACATCACGGTCGACGAGGTCGCCGCGACCGCGACGCCGGCCCCCAACGAGGACGGCACCGTGGCGCCGATGCCCTCCCCGGTGGGATCGGACCTGTGGCTCGAGGAGTTCCAACGCGACGACGCGCTGATGACCTCGCTCCAGCTGCCCGAGGAGATGAGCCTGGTGATCGCCTCCGACGGAACGGCACCCGCACCGGCAGACGTCTCGGTCACGTGGCCGATCGAGTCCAACACGCCGTGGGCGGGCCCGCTGATCGTCGGCGGAGGCCTGCTGCTGGCGTTCGGCATCGTCATGTACGCGCTCGGGTGGCGGCACCTGCGCCGGTCTCGCGGTCCACGCCGCAAGGGCATCCCGATGAGCGCCACGCAACCGATCGACATCTCGCTCGAGGACGAGGCGAAGGGCGTGGTGTCGGCGACGCCGCCCCGCCGACGCCTGACGCGCGGTCGGCAGGCGCTTCTCGCGCTGCCGCTGGTGTCGGTGGTGGCGCTGACGGGCTGCTCCGCCGACGCATGGCCGCAGCTGGCGCCGACGGAGACCCCGTCGCCTACGGCGACCGTGGTCGCCGACCCCGACCAGGCTCCGCCCGCGGTGACCCAGCGGCAGGCCGAGCGCATCCTGACCCGCATCGCCGAGGATGTGTCGTCCGCCGACGCGAACGCGGACGCCGCGCTCGCGGCGACCCGCCTGAGCGGACCGGCGCTGGCCGAGCGTGAGACGAACTACACGCTCCGGGCCACCATCACCGACCGCGCCCCGCTTCCCCCGGTGCCGGCCGAGCCGCTGGAGATCCTGCTGCCTGAGACCTTCGCTCAATGGCCGCGCACCTTCCTCGCCGTCGTCGAGGGCAGCGACGGGGCCGCCGACACGATCATGACGGTCAGCCAGCAGGACCCGTGGTCCAATTACAAGCTCGGGTACATCGCGGAGCTCGCGACCGACACCTTCCCGGAGCTGGCACCGCAGTACCTGGGCGCTGCTCAGGTCGCGCCCGACTCGCCGTTCCTCGTCCTGCCGCCGCAGGACCTCGCCGCGGCCTACGCCGACCTGCTCACCAACGGCGATGCCAGTCCTTTCGCCCAGCTGTTCGAGGCCGACGGCGATGCGTTCCGCTCCGGGGTGACCTCCAATCGCGAGCAGATCATCAACGACTTCAACCAGACCGGCGCCGAGACGGGCTCCGTCTCGTT
Protein-coding sequences here:
- a CDS encoding glycosyl transferase, whose translation is MRFVWAVVAFVLATVMIGAGIAQRTVLRGPETVSASVSVPGDAPFTLLDGAVLASHPGAQTLRVEGDATVFVAYGRTADVEAWLARSDHNRLGVDDQGDITVDEVAATATPAPNEDGTVAPMPSPVGSDLWLEEFQRDDALMTSLQLPEEMSLVIASDGTAPAPADVSVTWPIESNTPWAGPLIVGGGLLLAFGIVMYALGWRHLRRSRGPRRKGIPMSATQPIDISLEDEAKGVVSATPPRRRLTRGRQALLALPLVSVVALTGCSADAWPQLAPTETPSPTATVVADPDQAPPAVTQRQAERILTRIAEDVSSADANADAALAATRLSGPALAERETNYTLRATITDRAPLPPVPAEPLEILLPETFAQWPRTFLAVVEGSDGAADTIMTVSQQDPWSNYKLGYIAELATDTFPELAPQYLGAAQVAPDSPFLVLPPQDLAAAYADLLTNGDASPFAQLFEADGDAFRSGVTSNREQIINDFNQTGAETGSVSFTTQAGTQAPIALQTLESGAIVAVTITEDHTFTPSNPDAVINVPDTNPVASALTGVTQSSTGFTTTYADQLFFFVPGAGSSEPIQFLGYRSNVLSAKVV